In bacterium, one genomic interval encodes:
- a CDS encoding EamA family transporter, with protein sequence MTSPVATAFFGLASATSWGAGDFSGGLATRRAPVFTVAGVAKGASFVAMVICALGWAEPFPSRAALAWGGAAGLGGALGLLCLYQGLALGTMSIVAPLSAVVAACIPVGFAALYQGLPSGWQAAGFGLAFLGVWFVSAPGEPAPPGQSAEPIDERRKTTGLILAALAGLGFGAFYICISRARAAGVFWPLAATQFITLLVVLAAACGAALFRHRTTGLPMARAVLLRLVLLMLLAGLLDAGGNAFFVLAEHAGRLDVAAVLASLYPASTVMLARARLKERVSRRQALGVAAALVSIPLIAG encoded by the coding sequence ATGACGTCGCCGGTCGCGACGGCGTTCTTTGGGCTCGCATCCGCGACGTCGTGGGGAGCCGGCGACTTCAGCGGCGGCCTTGCCACCCGGCGGGCGCCGGTGTTTACGGTCGCCGGCGTCGCGAAAGGCGCCTCGTTCGTCGCGATGGTCATCTGCGCGCTTGGCTGGGCCGAGCCGTTTCCCTCGAGAGCGGCGCTCGCGTGGGGCGGCGCGGCGGGCTTGGGCGGCGCCCTTGGACTACTGTGCCTCTACCAAGGTCTGGCGCTCGGGACCATGAGCATCGTGGCGCCGCTGTCGGCCGTCGTCGCCGCCTGCATCCCGGTGGGCTTCGCGGCACTCTATCAAGGTTTGCCGAGTGGCTGGCAGGCTGCCGGCTTCGGCCTCGCGTTTCTCGGCGTCTGGTTCGTCTCGGCGCCGGGCGAGCCAGCGCCTCCCGGCCAGAGCGCTGAGCCCATCGACGAACGGCGCAAGACGACCGGCCTCATCTTGGCCGCCCTGGCCGGCCTAGGTTTTGGCGCGTTCTATATCTGCATCAGCCGGGCGAGAGCGGCGGGAGTGTTCTGGCCGCTGGCCGCGACGCAGTTCATTACGCTCCTCGTAGTCCTCGCGGCCGCCTGTGGCGCCGCGCTGTTCCGGCACAGGACTACCGGCCTTCCGATGGCCCGCGCCGTCTTGCTCCGTCTCGTCTTGCTCATGCTCCTCGCCGGCCTGCTCGATGCGGGCGGCAACGCATTCTTCGTGCTCGCCGAGCACGCCGGTCGTCTCGACGTTGCGGCGGTGCTCGCCTCGCTGTATCCCGCGTCCACCGTGATGCTGGCGCGGGCTCGGCTCAAGGAGCGTGTCTCGCGGAGACAGGCACTCGGCGTGGCCGCCGCGCTGGTATCGATCCCGCTGATCGCCGGATGA